The Fimbriimonadales bacterium genome contains a region encoding:
- the murG gene encoding undecaprenyldiphospho-muramoylpentapeptide beta-N-acetylglucosaminyltransferase — MKLVVTGGGTGGHVYPALEVALEARANKHDVLYIGSIRGQESNACSKSDIEFIGLNARSLGSLWKPSGWRSLILFLRATYRARKILTDFSTDLVFSTGGYSAAPVLYAASKVGTKIVLHEQNTIPGRTHRYAARFAKYVCIVFEETRNAFPDKTVRTGLPLRKTLLLKAKAEKPSASQKFFTLCMGGSQGASVINEAVLTIVLRADPEKTEWLHVCGPALFESCAKAARRLCMPENYRLKAFLEGNELAEVLFRADLAISRAGAGAISEFALFGIPAIYIPYPYAYANHQMENAKAIEKIGGGTVIPQRELIPERLESVWKEWMSDSSRRKQASINLKEWSIPDATQRVMKIIEEVVNENAGRNR; from the coding sequence TTGAAACTCGTCGTGACCGGCGGAGGTACAGGAGGGCACGTCTATCCCGCGCTTGAAGTCGCTCTCGAAGCACGAGCGAATAAACACGACGTTCTCTATATCGGAAGTATAAGAGGACAAGAATCCAATGCTTGTAGTAAAAGCGATATCGAATTTATCGGATTGAACGCTCGCTCTTTGGGGAGTTTGTGGAAGCCTTCCGGTTGGCGTTCGTTGATCCTTTTTTTGCGCGCGACTTATCGAGCGCGTAAAATCTTAACGGACTTTTCGACAGACTTGGTCTTTTCAACGGGGGGGTATTCTGCCGCTCCGGTTTTATATGCTGCGTCTAAAGTCGGTACGAAAATCGTACTTCACGAACAAAACACCATACCGGGACGAACGCATCGTTACGCAGCGCGTTTCGCGAAATATGTTTGCATCGTTTTCGAAGAAACACGCAATGCATTTCCCGATAAAACTGTACGCACCGGTCTCCCTTTGCGAAAAACGCTTTTACTAAAAGCGAAAGCCGAAAAACCCTCCGCATCACAAAAATTTTTCACCCTTTGCATGGGTGGTTCTCAAGGTGCGAGCGTTATTAACGAAGCCGTTTTGACGATCGTGTTGCGAGCCGATCCCGAAAAAACAGAATGGCTTCATGTTTGCGGTCCTGCTCTTTTCGAATCTTGCGCAAAAGCCGCTCGACGACTCTGTATGCCCGAGAATTATCGGCTGAAAGCGTTTTTAGAAGGAAACGAACTCGCAGAAGTCCTCTTTCGTGCCGACTTGGCGATATCACGAGCGGGAGCAGGGGCTATTTCTGAGTTCGCTCTCTTCGGTATCCCAGCAATCTATATCCCATACCCTTATGCTTATGCGAATCACCAAATGGAAAACGCTAAAGCCATTGAGAAAATTGGGGGCGGAACGGTCATCCCGCAACGAGAACTGATTCCGGAGAGGTTAGAATCTGTATGGAAAGAATGGATGTCGGATTCTTCTCG
- a CDS encoding FtsW/RodA/SpoVE family cell cycle protein, with amino-acid sequence MLSWLVLIAILLGLFVVFDTSYIMLFKGGSWSSFAIVKHVLWVILSGVVYYFFTKLPPEILRGISKPLYFLGLVACILVFIPGVGIESGGAKRWFGVEPFRIQPSEFLKPLTIWFLAAMCLYKFPSYPKSVRHFGEWMDNRFVIFLRRNWHWLIVGISVLVIERQPDLGTAAMVGVIAIGIMIYSPIKGRVIALVLLFALLMGTVFTISEDYRGGRFRTWLHRWDASVVDGPGYQSAQSELAMAIGGVTGVGPPKGRAKRVLPAASTDFAFTTIAEEAGFIGSIIVISLLAAISLRLVLLASLSQDAFSRLVIGGTGWWIGIQSVLNLSMVGSLLPPIGVPLPFLSYGGSSLLALMMALGASQAMIHRRVYKEAPIETRRDRRRYRRARLSRA; translated from the coding sequence TTGCTATCGTGGCTTGTACTTATTGCCATACTCTTGGGTTTGTTTGTCGTTTTCGACACCAGTTATATCATGTTATTTAAAGGAGGCTCTTGGTCTTCCTTTGCGATTGTCAAACATGTGTTATGGGTGATACTAAGTGGTGTCGTATATTATTTTTTTACGAAACTACCACCAGAAATTCTAAGGGGTATTTCGAAACCCTTGTATTTCCTGGGATTAGTCGCATGTATACTCGTGTTTATTCCTGGTGTAGGGATAGAATCAGGGGGGGCAAAAAGATGGTTCGGAGTCGAACCATTTAGAATCCAACCTTCGGAATTTCTGAAACCGCTGACGATTTGGTTTTTAGCGGCGATGTGTCTCTATAAATTTCCAAGTTATCCGAAAAGCGTCCGTCATTTCGGTGAATGGATGGATAATCGCTTCGTAATTTTCTTGCGTAGAAATTGGCATTGGCTTATCGTGGGAATATCTGTTTTGGTTATAGAAAGGCAACCGGATTTGGGCACGGCGGCAATGGTGGGAGTTATCGCTATCGGAATCATGATTTACTCTCCCATAAAAGGAAGGGTTATCGCATTAGTGCTTCTTTTTGCCCTTCTTATGGGTACGGTATTTACGATATCCGAGGATTATAGGGGGGGGAGATTTCGCACATGGCTCCATCGCTGGGATGCTTCTGTTGTTGACGGTCCAGGCTATCAATCCGCACAGTCCGAATTAGCGATGGCAATCGGGGGAGTTACCGGTGTAGGTCCTCCGAAGGGAAGAGCGAAAAGGGTTCTTCCTGCTGCAAGCACCGATTTCGCTTTCACTACCATTGCAGAAGAAGCGGGATTTATCGGCTCAATTATCGTCATTTCTCTCTTAGCCGCTATCTCTCTTCGTCTTGTTCTTCTTGCTTCCCTATCTCAAGACGCATTTTCTCGATTGGTTATAGGAGGCACTGGTTGGTGGATTGGTATCCAAAGCGTTTTGAATCTATCCATGGTCGGTTCATTGCTCCCCCCCATCGGTGTGCCTTTGCCTTTTTTGAGTTATGGTGGAAGCAGTTTGTTGGCGTTGATGATGGCTCTCGGAGCGTCTCAAGCCATGATTCATAGACGTGTGTATAAGGAGGCGCCCATTGAAACTCGTCGTGACCGGCGGAGGTACAGGAGGGCACGTCTATCCCGCGCTTGA
- the murD gene encoding UDP-N-acetylmuramoyl-L-alanine--D-glutamate ligase: MSDYKKRNVFQNQRIVVIGLGKAGTGMARVLKAKGAQVTVVDEKSADSQKLFEPLDEMAKLDIPVITSWTGELEWSEWDGVACSPGVPSKHPTLQEALRRGIPLYSETEIAYRIAESPIIAITGTNGKSTVTALTYWILQKAGKKAILCGNIAGSGYPEYTITEAALNGDTDSILVAEVSSFQLEWISEFRPKAATITQIVEDHLDRYESLREYAATKHKIFRNMKDGDVVVFNTFRPETKPEVPSSARVLKIGAQDEDAQLDAQAQISGQDVYFPQGNTSISLSELWDASPHNLENAATAGLLANVFGVTFSEIREGVLSFRPLRNRMEFLGERNGVRYINNSMCTNPTALKASLEAMDSSTLLLAGGIAKVKDYSMISSVKNRIKKAYLFGRDGAYLKEVFEKMGVKSARFDTLREAFESAQSEAKPRETILLAPSCASFDQFESFMERGELMRKLVEEVVRVG, translated from the coding sequence ATGAGTGATTACAAAAAACGAAATGTCTTTCAGAATCAAAGAATCGTCGTCATCGGTCTTGGAAAGGCTGGGACCGGCATGGCGAGAGTTCTAAAGGCAAAAGGTGCGCAAGTTACGGTAGTGGACGAAAAATCCGCAGACTCTCAGAAACTCTTCGAACCGTTAGACGAGATGGCGAAATTGGACATTCCTGTAATCACGAGTTGGACCGGAGAATTGGAATGGAGCGAATGGGATGGTGTAGCGTGTTCTCCGGGCGTTCCGAGCAAACATCCGACTTTGCAAGAAGCGTTGCGAAGAGGAATTCCTTTATATAGCGAAACGGAAATCGCTTATCGTATCGCTGAGTCTCCGATAATCGCGATAACCGGAACGAACGGAAAGAGCACAGTCACTGCACTTACATATTGGATTTTGCAAAAAGCGGGGAAGAAGGCAATTTTATGCGGAAACATCGCAGGCTCTGGATATCCCGAATATACGATTACCGAAGCGGCATTGAATGGTGATACGGATTCGATATTGGTAGCCGAAGTGAGTTCTTTTCAATTGGAATGGATTTCGGAATTTCGTCCTAAAGCAGCGACGATAACGCAAATCGTAGAAGACCATCTCGATAGATACGAGAGTCTTCGTGAATATGCCGCGACTAAACATAAAATCTTTCGCAACATGAAAGACGGCGATGTCGTCGTTTTCAATACATTTCGACCGGAAACGAAACCCGAAGTCCCTTCTTCGGCTCGTGTTTTGAAGATTGGCGCGCAAGATGAGGATGCGCAATTAGACGCGCAGGCGCAAATATCTGGGCAAGATGTGTATTTTCCGCAGGGTAATACTTCCATCTCTCTTTCGGAACTTTGGGATGCATCCCCCCATAATTTGGAAAACGCCGCAACGGCGGGGCTTTTGGCAAATGTTTTCGGTGTGACTTTTTCCGAAATACGCGAAGGTGTGCTTTCGTTTCGCCCCCTCCGTAACCGAATGGAATTTCTCGGCGAAAGAAACGGAGTTCGCTACATCAACAACAGTATGTGCACGAATCCGACAGCATTGAAGGCTTCTTTGGAGGCAATGGATTCGTCTACTTTATTATTAGCAGGTGGCATCGCGAAGGTGAAAGATTACTCGATGATATCTTCCGTAAAAAATAGAATCAAAAAAGCCTACTTGTTCGGTCGTGACGGTGCGTATTTGAAAGAAGTTTTCGAAAAGATGGGCGTAAAAAGCGCAAGGTTCGATACTTTACGAGAAGCATTCGAATCGGCTCAAAGCGAGGCAAAACCGCGCGAAACGATATTGCTTGCACCGAGTTGCGCCAGTTTCGACCAATTCGAAAGCTTCATGGAACGTGGCGAATTGATGCGCAAACTCGTAGAGGAGGTAGTTCGAGTTGGATAA